The sequence below is a genomic window from Bradyrhizobium septentrionale.
GAAACCTTTGCGCGGCAGTGTCTTGATCAGGCGCTGCTGTTCGCCGGAATCACCGATGGCGCTGCGCGCGACATTGAGGCGTGTGGTCAGCGCTGCGTCGGACACGCTGCGCCCGTTCCAGATGGCTTCGATGACGTCGTCCTTGCTGACGACGCGCTCCCTGTTGCGGATCAGAAAGTCGAGCAGGTCGAATGCCTGTGGCGTGACGGAGACCACCTCCGCCCCGCGATGCAACTCGCGCCGGTCAGTGTCGAGTGCGTACTCCTCGAAGAGATAGCGCAAGCTGCGAATCCCTTGGGTGTGCCTCCGATGATCGTCACGAGGCGCCTTGGCACCGCCTGGAGCGCCAAGAATAAGCCGCCGGTGAGGAAAATGTAAGCCGCCTGTGAAGCGCGTGCGCTCATGCCGCGGCACCTTGTCCGGATTGAGAGAACGTATCCCGGAGGTGCTGCAATGAGCACGACCTACAGTCCAACGCGTTCAGCCCGGACGACCGCATCGACGCCGCGTGGGCGCGGCGCCTTCAGGAGTTTTTGGGATGCAATCCAGGAATGGCGCAAATGGGAGCGGCTGCGCGCCGATCTCGGCAGTTTGAGCGATCGGGAGCTCGTCGATATCGGGATTTCCCGTGGCGAGATCGACTACGTCGCCGCGAACCGGGATACCGACCCGCGCGGCATCCGACCCGCCTGACGATGTCGATATCCGGCAGCGGCCGGAATTGGACACAACCAGGCGTCTCCTGGCGCAGATGCCCGCCCTGAACGGTCGGTTACGCTTTCCGCCTATGCTCCCGCCGCTGGCGAGCCGGCTATCCGGCGGCCCGCGCCCAGTTGATGAACGCCCTGATCAAGTCCGTCTTCGGGTGTCCTGCGCGGTGCACGATGTAGAATCCGTAACCCGGCAGCTTGATCCGGGAGACCCGCACCAGCTTGCCGTTTGCGAGCTCGGGACCGATCAGGACGGTGCTGCAGATCGCCGCACCCTGGCCGGCGATCGTGGCCTCGATCGCATGCAGCTCCTCGCGAAAGCTCAGACTTGGCAGCGCCGTGAAATCGGGCGCGGAGCGATGGCGCCGGCTGGCGACGCGTTGCCAGTGCTGCCAGCGCGGCGCATCAAGATCGGTCGGTGGCCATTCGGCTTCGATCAGGGGAAATCGCGCCAGCTCCGCTGGGCTCAACGGTCGCTTGAGGTCGCCGACCAGCCGGGGACTGGCGACGACGTAGAATTCGTCGCGAAACAGCTCGATCGCGGGGCGGCCCGGCGGCGCCTTGCGGGCGTAGCGAACGGCAATGTCGGCCTCTCCGCTATCGAGATCGAGCACCGTGTCAGTGCCGATGATGTCGAGCTTCAGGCGTGGATAGGCGTGCCGCCAGTCAGGCAATCGCGGCACTAGCCACCGTGCGGTGAATGCGTTGGTCGCGGTCAGGCGGAGCCGTCCGCTTGTGCCGCCGCTTCGTATCCCGCTCAGCGCCTCGGCGAAGGTTTCGAAGCCGTCGCGAACTACGGGGAACAGCTGTTGTCCGGCGCGCGTGAGCGCCAGCGGCCGCGGCCGGCGGCGGAACAGCGACTGGCCGCAGTGACGCTCCAGCAATTTCAGCTGGTGGCTGATTGCGGTTGGCGTGACGCCCAACTCGGCCGCGGCCAGCTTGAAACTGAGGTGGCGGGCGGCGGCCTCGAACGCGCGCAGTTCGGTCAGCGGCGGCAATTTGCGCATGCGGCATTGTAGATGAATTCAGTTCACCTGCACCTGAATTCTTCGGATTTGCCGTGGCAGTTCCTGCTTTCTAGTACCTACTGTTCTTAAAGCGTGAGTCGTGATTCAAGGTCGGGATGATACCCGAAGCAAGAGAAGTCCACCTTTCGAGGAAAGATCGCAAGGTGCTTGAGGCGTGTTGCCGCTCCCCGGTGACGTTGCAGCGCGATTTGAAGCGGGCGCGGATAGTTCTGTTGGCGGCGGATGGACGCAGCACTCGGTCGATCGCCAAGGAAGTTGGGGTCCAGCCGCGGATTGTCAGCCTTTGGCGGCATCGCTATGCCGACCAAGGCCTTGAAGGGCTGCAAGACAAGCCGCGACCGGGCAAGCAGCCAATCTATACGAAGGCCACCGACAAGCGGATTCTGAAGCTGCTGGACAAGCCGCCGCCGGACGGGTTCGCACGCTGGACCGGGCCCCTGCTGGCCGGGGCGCTGGGCGATGTTGACGTCCAATATGTCTGGCGGTTCCTGCGCAGCCACAAGATTGACCTCGCGGCTCGTAAGTCCTGGTGTGAGAGCAACGACCCGAACTTTACGGCCAAAGCCGCCGATGTTGTCGGCCTCTATGTCGCCCCGCCCGCGAAGGCCATTGTGCTGTGCGTGGACGAGAAGCCCTCGATCCAGGCTTTGGAGCGAGCGCAGGGTTATCTGAAGTTGCCCAATGGCCGCGCCTTGACCGGCCAGAGCCACGATTACAAGCGGCATGGCACCACAACATTGTTTGCGGCGCTCGAAGTCGCCACCGGAAAGATCATCGCGGCGCATTCAAAACGCCGACGCCGCGTCGAGTTTCTCGACTTCATGAACAGCGTCACCGCGGCTTTTCCGAACCGGAAGCTTCACGTCATCCTCGACAACCTCAACACCCACAAGAAGAACGAGCATTGGCTCAAGGCCCACCCCAACGTGCAATTTCATTTCACGCCGACAAGTGCGTCTTGGCTCAATC
It includes:
- a CDS encoding LysR substrate-binding domain-containing protein, coding for MRKLPPLTELRAFEAAARHLSFKLAAAELGVTPTAISHQLKLLERHCGQSLFRRRPRPLALTRAGQQLFPVVRDGFETFAEALSGIRSGGTSGRLRLTATNAFTARWLVPRLPDWRHAYPRLKLDIIGTDTVLDLDSGEADIAVRYARKAPPGRPAIELFRDEFYVVASPRLVGDLKRPLSPAELARFPLIEAEWPPTDLDAPRWQHWQRVASRRHRSAPDFTALPSLSFREELHAIEATIAGQGAAICSTVLIGPELANGKLVRVSRIKLPGYGFYIVHRAGHPKTDLIRAFINWARAAG
- a CDS encoding IS630 family transposase, with protein sequence MIPEAREVHLSRKDRKVLEACCRSPVTLQRDLKRARIVLLAADGRSTRSIAKEVGVQPRIVSLWRHRYADQGLEGLQDKPRPGKQPIYTKATDKRILKLLDKPPPDGFARWTGPLLAGALGDVDVQYVWRFLRSHKIDLAARKSWCESNDPNFTAKAADVVGLYVAPPAKAIVLCVDEKPSIQALERAQGYLKLPNGRALTGQSHDYKRHGTTTLFAALEVATGKIIAAHSKRRRRVEFLDFMNSVTAAFPNRKLHVILDNLNTHKKNEHWLKAHPNVQFHFTPTSASWLNQVEVWFSILQGQSLSGTSFTSLTQLQEHIDAYVNAYNDRAEPFVWTKKKVRQRRFKGRRITQL
- a CDS encoding DUF1127 domain-containing protein; the protein is MSTTYSPTRSARTTASTPRGRGAFRSFWDAIQEWRKWERLRADLGSLSDRELVDIGISRGEIDYVAANRDTDPRGIRPA